The Methanolacinia petrolearia DSM 11571 genome has a segment encoding these proteins:
- a CDS encoding 50S ribosomal protein L18e, with the protein MKKDIKTNPRYTALISSLKEASRSGDAKVWREIARRLEAPSRNYAEVNLSKINRYAREGETVIIPGKVLGSGALTRGVKVAALNFSGAAADKIKAADGTCMTIEDLVKTNPEGKLVRILR; encoded by the coding sequence ATGAAGAAAGATATTAAGACAAATCCGCGTTACACTGCCCTGATCTCATCATTAAAGGAAGCATCCCGTTCAGGCGATGCGAAGGTCTGGCGCGAGATCGCGAGAAGACTTGAGGCCCCGAGCCGCAACTACGCCGAGGTAAACCTCAGCAAGATCAACAGGTACGCCCGCGAAGGCGAGACCGTGATCATACCCGGCAAGGTTCTCGGAAGCGGAGCACTGACAAGGGGAGTGAAGGTTGCCGCGCTCAATTTCAGCGGGGCTGCAGCAGACAAGATCAAAGCTGCCGACGGAACCTGTATGACTATTGAGGACCTCGTGAAGACGAATCCCGAGGGAAAACTTGTAAGGATACTGAGGTGA